One genomic segment of Arachis duranensis cultivar V14167 chromosome 4, aradu.V14167.gnm2.J7QH, whole genome shotgun sequence includes these proteins:
- the LOC107486057 gene encoding subtilisin-like protease Glyma18g48580 (The sequence of the model RefSeq protein was modified relative to this genomic sequence to represent the inferred CDS: added 78 bases not found in genome assembly), whose product MGNLRFYLKLIVSTFLLFVLLPEVVHGSKKCYIVYLGAHTHGPSPTSVDFEAATYSHYDLLSSVLESHEKAKEAMVYSYNKHINGFAAMLEKEEAAHIAKNPSVVSVFLSKEHKLHTTRSWEFLGLNRNGGNSAWQKGRFGENTIIANIDTGVWPESRSFSDKGYGPVPPKWRGENVCEISKVAGSRKNVCNRKLIGARFFADGFEAYNGKLNSKLRTARDFVGHGTHTLAIAGGNFVSGAHVFAVGNGTAKGGSPRARVAVYKVCWSLTDSADCYGADVLAAIDQAISDGVDIISLSLAGGQHVVHPDDIFSDVVSIGAFHATASNILLVASAGNDGPAHGTVVNVAPWVFTVAASTIDRDFSSTVTFSDNRQVTGGSLFIDLPPNQAFRLLLSTDGKLANASVTDAQFCRRGTLDPAKVRGKIVECYRENSIKSVSEGEEALRAGAKGIIVRNQKKQGNTVLAEPQVFSGVNTESGEEGGSPDARHVITATVPVTPTTSTIRLSPAKTVFGRKPAPVMAAFSSRGPNEIQPSILKPDVTAPGVSILAAYSLFASVSNLLTDNRRGFPFNVMQGTSMSCPHVAGIAGLLKTRHPNWTPAAIKSAIMTTATTRDNTDKPIRDAFDEKLATPFAYGSGHVQPNLAIEPGLVYDLHLNDYLNFLCASGYDQQLISALNFDRTFTCKGTHSINDLNYPSITLPNLRLSPITVTRTLTNVGPPGTYNATAKLDGCEITVVPNSLTFTKLNEQKTFQVTLQASSVIHQNNYQFGELMWTDGKHTVRSPIVVQRRN is encoded by the exons ATGGGCAACTTGAGGTTTTACCTTAAACTTATAGTTTCAACATTTCTTCTTTTCGTTCTCTTGCCGGAAGTTGTTCATGGCAGCAAAAAG TGCTATATTGTATACTTGGGAGCACATACTCATGGTCCAAGCCCCACTTCAGTAGACTTTGAAGCTGCCACATATTCTCATTACGATTTGCTATCTTCAGTTCTCGAAAg CCATGAGAAAGCCAAAGAAGCCATGGTATACTCGTATAATAAGCACATCAATGGCTTTGCAGCGATGCTTGAGAAGGAAGAAGCAGCACATATTGCAA AAAACCCGAGTGTGGTGTCTGTGTTCTTGAGCAAAGAGCACAAATTGCATACGACCCGGTCGTGGGAATTTCTCGGACTAAACAGAAATGGAGGGAACTCAGCATGGCAAAAGGGAAGATTCGGTGAAAATACAATCATTGCTAACATTGACACAG GAGTTTGGCCGGAAtcgaggagtttcagtgacaaGGGATATGGCCCCGTTCCACCAAAATGGCGTGGAGAAAATGTGTGTGAGATAAGCAAAGTTGCCGGTTCCCGAAAAAATGTTTGCAACAGGAAGCTAATTGGAGCAAGATTCTTTGCCGATGGTTTTGAGGCGTATAACGGCAAGCTTAACTCAAAGCTACGTACAGCACGTGACTTTGTAGGGCACGGTACCCACACACTAGCAATTGCAGGTGGGAATTTTGTTTCAGGGGCACATGTATTTGCGGTTGGGAATGGAACTGCAAAGGGAGGATCTCCAAGAGCCAGAGTTGCAGTATACAAAGTGTGTTGGTCTCTAACTGATTCCGCCGATTGCTATGGTGCGGACGTTTTGGCGGCAATAGACCAAGCCATAAGTGATGGTGTTGATATCATCTCCCTCTCTCTTGCTGGCGGCCAGCATGTAGTCCACCCTGACGATATATTCTCCGATGTGGTATCCATAGGGGCTTTCCATGCCACCGCTA TCACAGTTGCTGCTAGCACCATCGATAGGGACTTTAGCAGTACCGTTACTTTCTCTGACAACCGACAAGTCACG GGAGGCAGTCTTTTCATAGACTTGCCGCCAAACCAGGCCTTCCGTCTGTTACTCTCTACTGATGGTAAACTCGCCAATGCGTCCGTTACAGATGC CCAATTTTGTAGACGAGGAACACTTGATCCAGCAAAAGTGAGGGGCAAAATAGTAGAATGCTATAGAGAAAATAGCATAAAATCAGTGTCTGAGGGTGAGGAAGCTCTAAGAGCTGGTGCAAAGGGAATCATCGTGCGCAACCAAAAGAAACAGGGGAATACCGTTCTTGCTGAGCCCCAGGTTTTCTCAGGTGTGAACACCGAAAGTGGAGAAGAAGGTGGATCTCCAGATGCAAGACATGTCATAACTGCCAC GGTTCCCGTAACGCCTACTACCAGCACAATAAGACTGTCTCCGGCTAAAACAGTCTTTGGAAGAAAGCCAGCTCCAGTTATGGCTGCGTTCTCCTCAAGAGGGCCCAATGAAATTCAGCCATCCATACTTAAG CCTGATGTGACTGCACCTGGAGTGAGCATACTGGCTGCCTATTCTCTATTTGCAAGTGTATCTAACTTATTGACAGACAATCGTCGGGGATTTCCATTCAATGTAATGCAAGGAACTTCTATGTCTTGCCCCCATGTTGCTGGTATTGCTGGACTTCTCAAAACTCGTCATCCAAATTGGACTCCTGCAGCTATTAAATCAGCAATTATGACTACTG CAACCACACGGGACAACACTGACAAGCCGATTCGAGATGCATTTGATGAGAAGCTAGCAACACCCTTTGCTTATGGTTCTGGACATGTTCAACCCAATCTTGCAATAGAGCCAGGACTTGTTTACGATCTACACCTCAATGATTATCTGAACTTCTTATGTGCATCTGGATACGATCAACAACTCATTTCAGCACTAAATTTCGACAGAACATTCACTTGTAAAGGAACTCACAGCATAAATGATTTGAACTACCCTTCAATCACGTTGCCAAATTTAAGGTTGAGTCCAATAACAGTTACTCGTACACTCACCAACGTAGGTCCCCCGGGCACATATAATGCAACTGCCAAACTGGATGGATGCGAAATTACTGTTGTGCCCAATTCCCTCACTTTCACTAAATTAAATGAACAGAAGACATTCCAAGTTACTCTACAGGCATCGAGtgtaattcatcaaaataattatcaGTTCGGAGAATTGATGTGGACAGATGGAAAACACACAGTTAGGAGTCCTATTGTAGTCCAACGCCGCAACTGA